From Caldisericota bacterium, a single genomic window includes:
- a CDS encoding 4Fe-4S binding protein: protein RVCPVGAINWGKGEYALIDKDKCTKCKACTESCPAGAIE from the coding sequence AGAGTATGTCCAGTCGGCGCAATTAATTGGGGAAAAGGGGAGTATGCACTGATTGACAAGGATAAATGTACAAAATGTAAAGCATGTACTGAGTCATGTCCAGCAGGCGCCATAGAATGA